CGCCGCAGCCGAGCATGCGGATCATTTCGGACATTTTCGCATATACCGCGAACAACATGCCGAAATTCAACAGTATTTCGATCTCCGGCTATCATATGCAGGAAGCCGGCGCGACGCAGGTGCAGGAGCTTGCCTTCACCATCGCCGACGGCATCGAATATGTGAAATACGGCGTTGCTTCGGGCCTCGATATCGACAAGTTCGCGGGGCGCCTGAGCTTCTTCTTCGCGATCGGCATGAACTTCTTCATGGAAGTGTCGAAGCTGCGCGCCGCGCGCACGCTCTGGTACAATGCGATGACCAAGCTGGGCGCGCAGAGCGATCGTTCGAAGATGCTGCGCACCCACTGCCAGACCTCGGGCGTGTCGCTGACCGAGCAGGACGTTTACAACAACGTTATCCGCACGACCGTTGAGGCGATGGCCGCGATGCTGGGCGGCACCCAGTCGCTCCACACCAACGCGCTCGACGAAGCGATTGCGCTGCCGACCGATTTCTCCGCGCGCATCGCCCGCAACACGCAGATCATCCTGCAGGAAGAGACGGGGATGACGAACGTCGTCGATCCGCTCGGCGGCTCCTATTATGTCGAGGCGCTGACCAGGGATCTGGTCGACAAGGCGCAAGAAATCATCGACCGCGTCGAGGAAGAAGGCGGCATGGCCAAGGCGGTTGCCGCCGGCTGGCCCAAGAAGATGATCGAGGAGGCTTCGGCCGCTCGCGCCGCGCGCGTCGACCGCGGCGACGACACGATCGTCGGCGTCAACAAATATCGCCCGGAGCAGGACGAGGAAATCGAGATCCTCGACGTCGACAACCACAAGGTCCGCCAGTCGCAGATCGCGCGCATCCAGAAGATGAAGGCCGAGCGCGACGAGGCGAAGTGCCGGGCCGCGCTCGATGCGCTGCGCGAAGGTGCCAAGGGCGATGGTAACCTGCTCGCGCTCGCCGTCGATGCCGCACGCGAACGCGCGACGCTGGGCGAGATTTCGTCGGCGATGGAGGACGTGTTCGGCCGTTACGACACCATGCCGACGCCGGTGAAGGGCATCTATGGCGGCGCCTATAAGGACGACCGCAAATGGGCTGCGCTGGAGGAAGGCGTCGAGGCCACCGAACGCCGCCTCGGCCGCAAACCGCGGATGATGGTCGCCAAGATGGGGCAGGACGGGCATGACCGCGGCGCCAATCTGGTCGCCTCGGCATTCGGCGATCTCGGCTTCGACGTCACCGCCGGGCCGCTGTTCCAGACGCCCGAGGAAGCGCTCAAGCTCGCGCTCGAACGTGATGTCGACGTGATCGGCGCGTCGAGCCTCGCGGCGGGCCACAAGACGCTGATCCCCGAGCTGATCAAGCTGCTCGAGGATGCCGGCCGCAGCGATATCAAGGTGATCGCCGGCGGCGTGATCCCGGCCAAGGACTATGATTATCTGCGCGATGCTGGCGTGCAGGCGATCTTCGGACCGGGCACCAATCTGGTCGAGGCCGCCGAGGAAGTGCTGCGCCTGCTCGGCCACAACATGCCGCCGCTGGATGAGGCTGCGGAGTGAACTTGCCTCTTGCGCTCGTCACCCCGAACTCGTTTCAGGGGCCACCGTGCAACATGCTCGGTCTTAGCGAATGGAGGAGTGGATGCTGAAACAAGTTCAGCATGATGAAGGTGTTTACGGTGTCCGTACCGACTGGACCCGCGAGGAAATCGCCGAGCTGTTCAACTTGCCGTTCGGCGAGCTCTTGTTCCGCGCGCAGACCGTGCATCGCGAGCATCATGCGCCCGATCAGGTGCAGCTCTGCACGCTGCTGTCGATCAAGACCGGCGGCTGCCCCGAGGATTGCGGCTATTGCTCGCAATCGGCGCATGCCGACAGCGGCGTGAAGGCAACCAAGCTGATGGACCC
This genomic interval from Sphingosinithalassobacter tenebrarum contains the following:
- the scpA gene encoding methylmalonyl-CoA mutase; translation: MTDKPTRDDWKALADKEVKGRDLTWHTPEGIDVNPLYTADDTEGWDPGLPGFAPYTRGVKASMYAGRPWTIRQYAGFSTAEESNAFYRRNLAAGQKGLSVAFDLATHRGYDSDHPRVTGDVGKAGVAIDSVEDMKILFDQIPLDQMSVSMTMNGAVIPCLAFYIVAAEEQGVSPDQLTGTIQNDILKEFMVRNTYIYPPQPSMRIISDIFAYTANNMPKFNSISISGYHMQEAGATQVQELAFTIADGIEYVKYGVASGLDIDKFAGRLSFFFAIGMNFFMEVSKLRAARTLWYNAMTKLGAQSDRSKMLRTHCQTSGVSLTEQDVYNNVIRTTVEAMAAMLGGTQSLHTNALDEAIALPTDFSARIARNTQIILQEETGMTNVVDPLGGSYYVEALTRDLVDKAQEIIDRVEEEGGMAKAVAAGWPKKMIEEASAARAARVDRGDDTIVGVNKYRPEQDEEIEILDVDNHKVRQSQIARIQKMKAERDEAKCRAALDALREGAKGDGNLLALAVDAARERATLGEISSAMEDVFGRYDTMPTPVKGIYGGAYKDDRKWAALEEGVEATERRLGRKPRMMVAKMGQDGHDRGANLVASAFGDLGFDVTAGPLFQTPEEALKLALERDVDVIGASSLAAGHKTLIPELIKLLEDAGRSDIKVIAGGVIPAKDYDYLRDAGVQAIFGPGTNLVEAAEEVLRLLGHNMPPLDEAAE